The DNA window ATCCGGGTCACAAACGGGATACGAAGGGCGCGATGGCAATTTGGAaagtaaaagaaaaaagaaaaaaaaaacacttccctattgaatattatatataaatatatagattATTGTTATGTTATCTAGAACCCGTTCTTACATCCAGCCTGGAGTCATGATTATGTGTTTGTGTTGTGGTAGCATCTGTCAGCTAATATAATGTTGTAGTCTAAAAAAAGCTAATATAATGTTGTAATAGTTTGAGACCAATGCCCCCTCTTTTatttagaaggttgagatgacatgCGGTGCGCTCTGACGGTTGTGTGAAAGTGGGTTGCCTAGGGTTAGTCGTCTGAGCTAGTGTGTTTAGGTTTTTCGGCGATTTCCCTTTAATAAATTGTGCGACTGTAAGGTTTTCATACATGGTTTTCCTTATAAATTTGGTCAATTTCATCATCTTCTTAATTGAAAGATATAGCTCCTACCATTACGTTAAAAAAGAAGAAGGTTGAAGCTATAACTCTTCTCGCTAAAAAAATGTCCCTATCATATCCCTTGATTAGTTTCTTGCTGCTCTAGTTGGTTCTAGGATGTTTACCGCTGTTGGTAAATTACCTTTTATTTTAAGTGTCAAATCTTTGCTGGTAATCCTTAGCTTAGCAGAGTCTGTTGTATTGTGTTTGCTTTTGCTTCCCCTTAATGAAATACATGCTCTCAGGGCACAATCACGGGAAAAAGAAATCCAGTGGTGCACAAGAGCACATGCTCTTGGGGAGCAGAATTTACTTTCTCCTCCAATCAGCTATCAGCTAGTAGCATGCATAAATATTATTAGCTGATGGATGTTCTTTTCCTTTTAGATACGTAGATAACGGAGTAGCCGTCTTTTCCACACGCAAAAACGATTCGATTCTATTTATTACGTACCCAAGACTTTGAGCAACAACTAGCTGGGTCGCTTGTTCCTCACCTTGCTTAGCTTGCTCCTATCTAACAATCCCGGCAGCCGGGCAAATCATGATGGTGGTTAATTAAATTCGCCAACAGTTTACTAGCTCGAGTTATCGTTTTGCCGACGACACACGTACAGTCGTCGTCGATACGTGTATGTCTGTGGTGAAGCAATGAGATTTCTATGGATTAATTGTTACCTTAAACAGGAACAATTAATCATCTTTGTAGTATGTACTGCGTGATTATATATGATTATGTCATCAATCGTACGTCATGGCTCTCCTATAGTTTGGTGACGTACGTACACTGGTGAACGACAACTGAAGAAGACTtggatatatatatgatgcagagACTTGGATACATACGTACGTGTGCATTGACCTAGACTGGCGACTCTGATCGACTCACAATACATACAATATATACAACAGCAAGCAGTCTCCACTCTCCACAGTCAGCAGCAAAGAGTAGGTAGTTACTGCACGGTCTAAATCTGCACAGTCAGCATCAATCGTACAGCAAGCAGTCTTCTTCCATCTCTCGGTCGTTGGTCCATCCCTCACACCCCTCTCAGAGActatcgccctgttcgtttgggctggtttgacttataagccatgtctgaaagtactgttgactggtttggtgtgagagaaaaatactgttcattgacttataagccaaatacgacaaaGCGAACAGACTGTATTTGTCTGAGCTGTAGCCTTTGGACTTTTGGGTaaaagttgattttttttttctaggtTTTTACTTCTAGTTGTACGCACTAATTCTCCCATTCGTCTGTACCTTACTCCCGCATCTCTTCTTCTATCTTTCATTGTGTGTTTCCACACTCCCACTATTCTCTCGTTTTATGGCAAGAGTCTAAGACTTGGTAGATTATTGTAGCTTCTTACAGTTACAATTTGAAGCGGCAAAACCGTTTGAGAGACAAATCCCGTGCCACAACCGTGAGGCGTACAATTTACCTTCCACATTTTTTTTAACCTCACAACTTTTGCACACAATATATAGCCACCTATTTAATCCAGGACAATCTCTCTACCCAACCAAGGCATGCAGATGCTATTCATATGACTATATGACTAAGTCATTAATTCTCCATTTGGGAACAACGGGCATGTCATGAATCAATTTTTTAACCAAACAATCTATTGATCGAATTTTTTTCTTCAGAAAGTCAACCTTCTGGATAGGCTCGATCAAGCAAACTGCAAAAGTGAAAAAAGTGAACGGAGACTAGCATTCTATACGTACATTAATTGGTACGTCTGGAAATTAAGGATGACATGTATGTAACCTCTTTGACTCCTTGTGGCAATTGGCATGGACTCGCACGTAGATGTGAGAAGGAGAAATAATTAAAAGTGGCTAAACTGGACACAATTACACGAAGGTGCCACAGTTTGTGTTTATATATAAGAAAAGGAGAAACATGCAATCCAATGTAGCTAGAAAACTGGACACACGCAGGAATCCAGTAGCCCAAAGACAACAGAAAACTTAGGCCCAATCGAAACGTCTAGATGGGCTAAAATAGAAAACAATGTCACTAAAGCAGACAAACCCAACTTTAACCAACTGGGCCGAAAACCAAAACAGAGACCATTTACTAAAAGGAATAATATATAGCACACGGCCACACAGGAGCTGCAACGCAAGCATCGGTGAACAATTAGGCTTGCAGAGCGATTACAAGATCTTTTTACATATTTATTTTGAAAAtaagtttgtttttttttttgcaaaaatagcAAAAGTATGCAGATTTAAAATAGCAAATATGTCTAGGTGATTGTCATGAAAAAAACATTTGGCTTTATTTCTTGGCAAACAATAAAATCAGACCAATTATATTACAAAAATATAGCAAAACACACATGAAGTAGTGCAAATGAAACTCGATTCTAGTGCACATTTGTCAATGCACAAATGAAACCAAATAATTGCATCCAGATCTCGGCAAACTTTGAATTAGTGCTCCTTGTTATCTTCATACTGCTACAACTGCACCCAGTGTCATAACGAGTACGTTCTCTTGAACAAGacttgcaaaaaaaaaaggtgtTGCTTACCAGACTCATTTTGGGAGATAGGCACGCCGCGCCGATTTGCTCCTTTTTTTATTTTCCATTCAttcattaatttattttgttTATTATCTTTAGAAGGAATCGATTTATTTCCTAGGTGGGAAAAGGCCTACCTCTAGAAAAATTGATTTACAGGCACAACGAGCCTGATGGGCTTTCCAGCAGAGGCCGTGCTTGCAAAGGCCTATCATAGCCTCTTTGGGCCCAGGAAGCAGCAGCGTCTCCTGTACAATCCTAACAAGTCCATTGCCTAGCGGTAGCCTGGTAGTAGCTTTGGCTGCTCCATCTCATGACAAGACAAGATGGTCAAAAGGATATTCATGTATTTTCGAATAATGGATactactaaggccctgtttagttgaagccaaaaaccaaaattttttgcatagtacctgtcacatcaaatcttacggcacatgcatggagtactaaatgtagacgaaaaaaaaactaattgcacagttagccgagaaatcgtgagacgaatcttttaaacctaattagtccataattggacaatttttatcaaataaaaacgaaagtgctacagtagccaaaagccaaaaatttttagaactaaacggggcctaaaactATATATTTTCCCTTTCATACCCAAAACCGAACTGACTGCGGTGAATCAAGAATCCCCAAAATCGAAGATGCACAGCTGATGGACACATTCATGCTGAACTCAGACAGATTTGATTTTAGTATTACTGTACATTACAGGTAACATGACTTGTTGAAAAGATTTGGATAAGTACTTGTAATGATAGACTAATGGCGACACCTCCAAGCTGAACATTTCTCATGAAAGGGACAGGAAGGGTGGCGGCGTTGACCCAGTCCACTGCATCCCTTCCCCACTTGTATGCTCTGCCCAAATTTGCCTCCATGCCACCCTACTTCCATCTCCAACAGTCTAAAAACACTCAAGAAAAGAAAGTACAAATACTTCAAGGATTAAATCACGCATTTTTTTAGTGGAAGCCAATTAAATCAGACTAGTTATATCTGAGGAGATAATTATATTATCACTTTATGTGCATTTTGCAACCCACACTTGTTATATATACCCCTATATCTAAGGTTGTTCCTTTAAAATATGTCTTAGGTGCTAATTATAATATTTTGTTCTGTGACCCACATCTCTTTGACCTACCTCATGTCACGTGGTGCTTGCGAGAGTGGAAAACATTCCTGAAATGTATAATAGTTTCTAGTCTTATAAAACCGTTCCGACCTTTTAGCGTCTTTTGGTTTATCCGATCAATAAGCACACTTACATAAAATACTGTGTTATGTATTTTTTTCACCCACATTTTTTGAACCTACCTCACGTCACGTGGTGCTTTACAAAAGCGAAAAGCATTCCCAATATGTATAAGCGTTAATAGTTATATAAAACTGTTCTATCCTTTTGATGCCTTTTGACATCTCCAATGAATAAACACACTTCCATAACAATAACAATACGTTATAAGTAGTTTTCCACCTACGTTTTTTCAACCTACGTCACGTCATGCGGTGCTCGTGAGGGTGAAAAATTGTCTCGATATGTATAACGATTACCGGTCTTATAAAACCGCTCCGCCCCATGAATGAACACATGTATATGTAACCATACGTATATCTACATATGAAACTAATTGTACTCAGTAACACTGGAGCAGTACACACAAAAAGACACCTGAATCACGCACGTTGTCATTCCACTTTTGTACATGTACGGCCAAGATACACCACTTTCTACGTGTATACAGGCACAAATAGTAAATACACCTCCATTACATCCTTCCCCAACTCGACCAAGAAAGaggctcctcccttctccctctccgccctccCCACCTCGCCGTGCTTCCACCTCCTCCCCCTCTCCGCCGCTTCTCACTTCCCCTCCCCTCTCAAACATCCCAATCCGCAGCGCAGGAACTTGCGCCGACGTCTATCCCCCCAGCGGCACTCCTCATGCGCTTCATCCTCTGCCGCCTGCCGCCGGGTCCCCCACGCCACCGCGAACGCGCCACGCCGTCCATGCCCGCCGTCCCGGCTTCCTGATTCATCCCGTACCTGCGTGCCTCCGGGTCGCTCCTCCCGATTCCTCACCAGCCAGCGCCATGCCGCCGCTGCGCGGGGCCAAGCGCCGGCGGAAGGCGGCGTTGGAGAAGATGGCGGCCGCGGCCGCAATGGCGGCTGCCGCCTCGGGCGAGCCGCCTGGCGACTGGTGGGACGCCTTCTGCATGCGGATGTCAGGTGCGTCTCCCTCCCCCCGTCGGTCTCTGCTTGCCTCCTGTGCTGGCTGCTGGCCGTGCGCCTGTCTCCGTTAAGATTTGTTGCCGATTGGTGCGGTGCTTGCTCCTCGGGCGTCCGGCGGCGATTGGTAGATCTGTGTCGCGTCAGGGAGGAATTGCGCCGTTAATCTTGCGGTTTTTGTCGATCGTGGTAGGGAGTAGGCGTGATTAGTGTGGTGGTAATGCTGGAGTTGGAGCAATGCCGCTGGCCTGAGTCGTGTTCAGCTTTAGTTGTGCACAGTGAACATTCCAGTTTTAGGTGTGATTCCGTTTTCGAATTGAACTAGATTGCCAACAACAGAGCACTGGATTCTGTATCCCTGTGTGTGATTATTATGCTGGCAGGATTGAAAAGTTCAGTTTTAGCTGAATGGCTAAAATTGCAGATGGTCTGAAATTGACACACCTTCAGTCCTGTGGTTTGACTATGGCAATGGTCTTGATCAGTCCATAGGACTGATAGCTACAACCTATGGATATGATAGCTATTTTCTTGCTCTCTAAGCACGGGGTATTAGCTTTGTGATTGAGTTTGCCATGTGATTCAGCCTTGTACTTGTAGCAGCACCTATATCAATCATTCTATTTTTGCATAGTACATTGGACTTCATTTTTGTTGCAATTAATTTCTCAGAGGTTGAAGGACTTCTCAAATCCTCATTTGGTGAAGCAGAAATAGAGCATGCTCGAAGTTGTACGTAAAGGGTAGTGATGCTCTTCCTGCGAATCTTTCAGGAATTAGGAGATGACCTCCTATTTAAACACAATCAACCCCAAAACTTATTTCTGAACTAGGAGTATTGTTCATAAGCTAATCGTCCCAGTTTTACTGCGTATCACCTCAAACAAGTATTTGAAAGGAACATTTTTTATTTATACGTGTCACATAGATAACTGAGGCGGTTTCAATATTACTGTTTTCCTTTGGTGCTTTACTACTCAACATTGAACTACTTAGCAATTATGACTTGTAAGGTTTGTTATGCCTATTTTGCTGATTACAATAACTTTCTGAATTGGTGCACTCTGGCATGATTGTAAATATCACAGGTTACTGTGTCATTGATGGAAATTATGTAGATTGGAGTTTGGTCTGTACCAGACAAACACCTTGCTGTTAAGTTTAATAATGCTAGATAGAATGCTCTAGTGTAATTCATTTGTGATTTCTGTGGCATCTTTTTAACTCATTACATGAGAGCTCTTGCTTACTGCTTAGTAGTTATGGAAGTTATAATTAGTCTTATGTTTCCTTAGGAACCTTATCTTCTATCGAGGATGCACACAGATTCGAGTCTGTATTCAAAATGCCAAGAAGAGCTTTCGACTATGTCTGCAACTTGGTGAAAGATGAAATGATGGTGAGGTCCAGCAGCTATACCTTTCTTGATGGCACAATGCTGTGTTTGGAAGATCGAGTGGCCATTGCTCTACGGAGGCTGAACTCTGGTGGGTCACTGGTGACTGTAGGATCCTCTGTTGGAGTGAACCACTCAACCGTGTCGCTGATAACTTGGAGATTCATTGAGGCCATGGAGGAgcgagcaagccaccacttgcgCTGGCCAGACTCCAGCGAAATGGAGAAGATCAAGTCCAAGTTTGAGAAGATCCATGGTCTGCCAAACTGCTGCGGCGTTGTGGATACAACACACATCACAATGTGCCTTTCATCAGCTGAGCCAAACTGCAAGGTCTGGCTCGATCAGGAGAAGAATTACAGCATGGTATTGCAAGCTGTTGTTGATTTGGATACAAGGTTTACAGACATCGTGACTGGGTGGCCTGGAAGCATGAAAGAGTCCAGCATTTTGCACAGCTCTGGCCTTTTCAAGCTCTGCGAGAAAGGTGAGCGGCTGAATGGCAGCAAGCTGAAGGTATCAGATGGATCAGAGATCGGAGAATACTTGATCGGCGACTCGGGCTACCCCCTTCTTCCCTGGCTGCTCACACCTTACCAAGAGAAGGACCTCACAGAGTCCAGTGCTGAGTTCAACAGTAGGCACTCTGCAGCGAGAACAGTCGCTCCAAGGACACTGGCCAAGTTCAAGGACACATGGAAGTTCCTGCAGGGTGAGATGTGGCGTCCGGACAAGCATAAGCTGCCCCGGATAATCCATGTCTGCTGCTTGCTGCACAACATAATCATAGACCTTCAGGAGACAGCCGTGGACGAGGCACCGGCGTGGTCGAGCGACCATGACGCTAAGTACAGGCAGCAGGTGTGCCAGTTAGCTGATGAGAATGGAGTCAGGGTGAGGGGCAAACTGTCCCAGCACCTGATTAGCAGGTGACCAAGTGGAAAGCTTATGGAACGAACGAGAGGAGTGCCATTTTCATCTGTTTCAGGCAGCTCTAAATCCTTTTTAATGTTCAGTTTTGCAGAGTTGTAACTGAGGCAGGTGAGGGCATCGGATCAAACTCACAGTAACCCTCTTAAAACTAAAGCTGTTGCAAACTTGTCAAATCGATCTGGCTCCTTTAGCTTATCGTGTTTGTGCCTTGGTGGTCCTGAAAATTTCATgattgttttttttataattgCGTTGATGTAGTGTAGATGCACATCGACTTCAAATGTCGGATCTCTATTGGTTTTCATCTAGAGCTTCATCTTCTTTGAAACACCTAGAGCTCTGCTGGTTTCTAGAAGGTTGTAGAAGGTGTAATAATAGGTTCGCATTTGCTCCATTTAAAGAAAACCCTACAAAGTAGGATTAATTTAATTCTGTTAATGACTCTATGGAGATTTTTAGTCCTTGAGTATTATCGTGGAGAGTTGTTTTTATCGAAATCCTAAGATAACAATACTAGTGGTGATTTATCAATGTGTAGAGCGATGCTGTCATTTTCTTTTCTAATTAACACGGTAATTTCAAGATCTTGTAAAGGATTTTTTATTGGCTAAATACTAgtattatagaatatatttttctttATGTTGTTTTCCCCTACCTCTAACTAAACACTATAACACTGATGGGTACTATTTAATCAAAGCATTTTAAATTGTTTATTCTCAGTATACATGTATTGAATAAAGTGACAGTTACCTCTGTATCTCTTAGCCCTCGTCTGTCTCTACATCCTTTGGAGTAGCATCACGCTTGCTAGATCCATATAAAGAATGCCCCATAGGCTAGTTACAAGCCTTGTAAAATTGCATGAATAGCCCGCCAGGCCCATAGGCTAGTTCAACAGCTGATCTCGTTGAGTAAGATTTTTGAAATCAAATCCGATAAAATCCTCAGAAAGTCTTCATAGCGCCGCATTGGGAACGCCGGCGAAAATTACGTGTTGATAAAAAAGGTTCTAAATGAAAGAAAGAAATGTTCCATTAGTTTATGACGTTgataaaaaaaattctaaatGGAAGAAAAATGTTCCATTACTTTATGATCTTCGAATattttttagaagaaaagtttCTGAAGGAAAGAAAAATACTCCATTAGGTTAAAATTTGGTGAAAATGAAAAGGTTTGGTTCACGAGAAAATGTTCCAACATCACAAGAACAATGTTCCAATAAATGAATGAACATGTTCTAAATGAAAGGAATTTTTTTTTAGATTAGAATTAGAATAATACTATAACACAAGTGTCCCAGTAGTTTATGACGTTGATCACTTGTATCccagaaaaaaaaagatatatagttttatttgacaaataattGTTATTTGGAGCAACAAAAGTATATACATTCAGCAAAGAACAAAGGC is part of the Miscanthus floridulus cultivar M001 chromosome 9, ASM1932011v1, whole genome shotgun sequence genome and encodes:
- the LOC136482806 gene encoding protein ALP1-like, with amino-acid sequence MPPLRGAKRRRKAALEKMAAAAAMAAAASGEPPGDWWDAFCMRMSGTLSSIEDAHRFESVFKMPRRAFDYVCNLVKDEMMVRSSSYTFLDGTMLCLEDRVAIALRRLNSGGSLVTVGSSVGVNHSTVSLITWRFIEAMEERASHHLRWPDSSEMEKIKSKFEKIHGLPNCCGVVDTTHITMCLSSAEPNCKVWLDQEKNYSMVLQAVVDLDTRFTDIVTGWPGSMKESSILHSSGLFKLCEKGERLNGSKLKVSDGSEIGEYLIGDSGYPLLPWLLTPYQEKDLTESSAEFNSRHSAARTVAPRTLAKFKDTWKFLQGEMWRPDKHKLPRIIHVCCLLHNIIIDLQETAVDEAPAWSSDHDAKYRQQVCQLADENGVRVRGKLSQHLISR